Proteins encoded in a region of the Anoxybacillus amylolyticus genome:
- a CDS encoding pyruvate kinase, producing the protein MDGCQSKTLVEMLEYTYQVIIERTVRKIKKFPLVYHEESRDNLLAYLCAKEAVSESLVRALEEVGLSLVGYESHVLSRLALLLNWLHLSPTIETNVHSITCRQAEKLMNERAKIALGETRSDRRTRIMVTLDRRMIHQPEMVEQLLLRGMDIARINCAYDTPDVWKKMIDCVREAEVRLKQKGNREKRCRIYMDLPGPKIRIKRVVHEKRPLKLAVKKTKSGHMKEPLIGLLSIGKPPHLEDPSIAFVIEATAKEGVVLTVGDKLSFQDIRGRKRGLQVIEMVHPTCAKVVLKKTAYLQERTILTCSHSHLFVRSFMLVPMKVPVQQGAYLKIYFDEASLESSPSDVAIKMTTTLPKAFHNVRAGHRLFIDDGKIFAIIQQVTDKYVEAKVVSTGKKPRTLKEGAGLNLPDSFIHLNVSSMTEKDREYIPFICQHADMIGLSFVHTPKDVATLQAILAQHDASPITVVAKIETRAALHNLARILLEGLKLPSFAVMIARGDLAIEVGFEHMSIVQQEILALCRAAHIPVIWATQVLESLAKKGLPARAEISDVSLGQTAQCIMLNKGTYILEAVKMLSKILEKEEAYEKRERTIARYMSQQGTM; encoded by the coding sequence ATGGACGGATGTCAAAGCAAAACGTTAGTCGAAATGTTGGAATACACGTATCAGGTGATTATCGAGAGAACTGTAAGAAAAATTAAAAAATTTCCACTTGTGTATCATGAAGAGAGTCGTGACAATTTACTCGCTTATTTATGTGCGAAAGAGGCAGTGTCCGAATCGCTCGTCCGCGCATTAGAAGAAGTAGGACTATCGCTTGTTGGATACGAGTCACACGTACTTTCGCGACTTGCGCTTTTATTGAATTGGTTACATCTTTCCCCTACTATAGAAACAAATGTCCACAGCATTACTTGCCGCCAAGCAGAAAAATTGATGAATGAACGAGCAAAAATTGCCTTAGGAGAAACGCGGAGTGATAGGCGAACGCGCATTATGGTTACATTAGACAGACGCATGATCCATCAACCAGAAATGGTGGAGCAGCTATTACTGCGAGGTATGGATATTGCTCGTATTAACTGTGCGTACGACACACCCGATGTCTGGAAGAAAATGATTGACTGCGTTCGCGAAGCGGAGGTGCGCCTAAAACAGAAGGGAAATAGAGAGAAGCGCTGTCGTATTTACATGGATTTACCCGGACCGAAAATTCGCATCAAGCGAGTAGTTCACGAAAAACGTCCATTAAAACTTGCTGTTAAAAAAACAAAGTCTGGTCATATGAAAGAGCCGCTTATCGGTCTTCTTTCCATCGGCAAACCTCCACATCTTGAGGATCCGAGCATAGCGTTTGTGATCGAAGCAACGGCGAAAGAAGGAGTTGTGCTGACGGTTGGAGACAAACTGTCGTTTCAAGATATTCGGGGGCGGAAAAGAGGATTACAAGTAATTGAAATGGTTCATCCAACTTGTGCCAAAGTTGTGTTGAAGAAAACAGCTTATTTACAAGAGAGAACCATTTTAACCTGTTCCCACTCTCATCTATTCGTTCGCTCGTTCATGCTTGTTCCAATGAAAGTTCCTGTTCAACAAGGAGCGTATCTCAAAATTTATTTTGATGAAGCAAGTTTAGAATCTTCTCCTTCCGATGTGGCCATTAAAATGACCACTACATTGCCGAAAGCGTTTCATAACGTTCGTGCCGGACATCGGCTTTTTATTGATGATGGAAAAATTTTTGCAATTATTCAACAAGTAACAGACAAGTACGTGGAAGCGAAAGTTGTTTCTACTGGCAAAAAGCCGAGAACGCTAAAGGAAGGTGCAGGACTGAATCTTCCTGATTCGTTCATTCATTTAAACGTATCTTCGATGACGGAGAAAGATCGCGAATATATTCCATTTATTTGCCAACATGCGGACATGATTGGACTGTCGTTCGTTCACACTCCAAAAGATGTCGCAACTCTTCAAGCTATTTTAGCGCAACATGACGCATCACCTATAACCGTCGTTGCAAAAATCGAAACGCGTGCTGCCCTTCACAACCTTGCCCGAATTTTATTGGAAGGGCTGAAACTGCCATCCTTTGCCGTCATGATTGCTAGGGGCGATTTAGCGATTGAAGTAGGATTTGAGCATATGTCGATTGTGCAACAAGAAATTTTGGCGCTTTGCCGTGCGGCGCATATTCCTGTGATTTGGGCGACACAAGTGTTGGAAAGTTTAGCTAAGAAAGGGTTGCCGGCACGTGCGGAAATTTCCGATGTATCGCTAGGGCAAACCGCTCAATGCATTATGCTCAACAAAGGAACCTATATTTTAGAAGCGGTGAAGATGCTTTCAAAAATACTGGAAAAAGAAGAAGCATACGAAAAAAGGGAACGAACGATCGCCCGTTACATGTCCCAGCAAGGGACGATGTAG
- a CDS encoding HD-GYP domain-containing protein: MDAVYEIKTVRELRMNDIVLHPIYRLDGLLFVRKYKRMTESVIGHLRKHFPADYPLLVVESEEKLQQFHQWKEEHGEEAYEQFRHLLTIHQRYTNLPLSMEMYDEQLAKQKPVTDDGQDRFFQAFHPNVFMPMWNVCIQTFDSPRMFQRIKQLNEQLNHTIANDETVLSLFHRMYQYHDVLAVHSVNTMCLSIMIGTALELRDDELLDLALATLFADIGFTAVSKERFIHYLNSGKQNGELMKEHLRLSVEIISTSPHCRRKSIILGILDHHEEYAGTGLPSQKQKEQIHLFGRIIALAQLYDELVGGYIKEESRLSFEAIEEVWKQSGKKIDPNILRIFIDKSRVYKVGEWIQLPTHELGEVIGFKDYVHFPLHPIVKKRNGDIYDLSARL; the protein is encoded by the coding sequence ATGGACGCTGTATATGAAATCAAAACGGTACGTGAACTACGCATGAACGATATCGTGTTGCATCCAATTTACCGGCTAGACGGGTTGCTGTTTGTTCGCAAATATAAAAGAATGACAGAATCTGTAATCGGGCATTTGCGTAAGCATTTCCCAGCAGACTATCCGCTGCTTGTTGTCGAGTCGGAAGAGAAATTACAACAATTTCACCAGTGGAAAGAAGAGCATGGGGAAGAAGCTTACGAACAGTTTCGCCATCTTTTAACGATTCATCAGCGATATACTAATCTTCCGCTCTCGATGGAAATGTACGATGAACAGCTTGCTAAACAAAAGCCCGTCACTGATGACGGGCAAGACCGTTTTTTTCAGGCGTTTCATCCGAACGTCTTTATGCCGATGTGGAACGTATGTATCCAAACGTTCGATTCGCCGCGAATGTTCCAGCGCATCAAACAATTGAATGAACAACTCAATCATACGATCGCTAATGACGAAACAGTTTTATCGCTCTTTCACCGCATGTATCAATATCATGATGTGCTTGCGGTTCATAGTGTCAATACGATGTGCCTTTCAATTATGATTGGCACGGCGCTTGAATTAAGAGATGATGAGCTGCTTGATTTAGCATTGGCGACGTTGTTTGCGGATATTGGGTTTACGGCAGTGTCGAAAGAACGGTTTATTCATTATTTAAATAGTGGCAAACAGAATGGAGAATTGATGAAAGAGCATTTACGGTTATCTGTGGAAATTATATCCACATCGCCGCACTGCCGAAGAAAAAGCATTATTCTTGGCATTCTCGACCACCATGAAGAATACGCAGGCACAGGACTTCCAAGCCAAAAACAAAAAGAACAAATTCACTTATTTGGACGCATTATTGCGCTTGCCCAACTATATGACGAATTAGTCGGGGGCTATATCAAAGAGGAAAGCCGCTTGTCGTTTGAAGCGATCGAAGAAGTATGGAAGCAAAGCGGCAAAAAAATTGATCCGAACATTTTACGCATTTTTATCGACAAATCGAGGGTCTATAAAGTCGGCGAATGGATTCAGCTGCCAACCCATGAACTAGGGGAAGTCATCGGTTTTAAAGATTACGTGCATTTTCCACTCCATCCAATTGTCAAAAAGCGCAATGGCGACATTTATGACTTATCGGCCCGACTATAA